The genomic stretch CTGCGTGGCACATGATTATTTCATCATTCTAAATGGGCCCACTCCAAATACGGGTTTGGGCTAAATAAGTACCCATATAGAGGTGGTTCTCTTCGGCCCAACTCGGGTAGACTTAGCTGAATAAATCGAGGGAgttcaaataattttatcataatTAGGATTTAATTCACTCCAATTAGTAAAAGTAAGCCCTAaccaaaattatgatttaacaTTTCCAGTAGTGATAAATGTATATGAATTATATCACTAAGACTCCCATATGACAGAGATAGTATATTAATAAGGGTGATTAAGTTTTAATTAGAATAATTAAACGTTAATAACTGTGAATTGCTGCTAGCAAATTAATGGTAATATATACATAATTGAGTATTTtgcatttaaaatttattcataaatattaatataagtaTTACGTAGCGTGGGCTTATCGGCCTTGAAATTTGCATCCTGCAAATTGACTATTGGTATAACAGaatttaacaataaaaaaatacaaagcaCAAGAAGAAAATGGTGgaaaaagaaacaaatatatcCAAAATATTGGTGAGCAATACTATACGTAGTGTTTAATTAGCAGAAATTTGTAGTGAAAAATAAGGAATTTGGTTGATCAGTTCTTCAACATCACAATCTTGATTAATCTTGGCTAAAGGGTCCAACACCTACCACCAAACAAAAATCAAGTTGGAATACAATGAAGAAGATCATAAACTGCAAATGCAGTATATATATTACTACCTGAAGTTGGcattggttttggttttgtcATCATTCTCGGCGTAAATGGCTCTTTGATTTCAACAACAACCGCATCAGCTATCAAGAACGCCTTTGCAACCGATGCAGCATTCTCTAAGCAACACCTAACAACCTTACAAAAGTAAAATAGAGTGCGTCTTTAAATGAGATGTGAACACTAGTTAAATTACTAAATCCGGTTTCTTGATTTCAGCACACCTTTGAAGGGTCTAGGATGCCGGCAGCCATGAGATCTTCGTACGTGTTGCTTGCAGCATTGTACCCGAATCTCACATCATCCGACGATAGAACCTGCACACTTTTTGAAAACTTCAAAAGCAAGTCGAGGTTATTAGTATTGCATGATCTGTTAGGATAAGCATGTATGAATAGACCTTGTTGATGACAGTGTTTCCGTTTACACCGGCGTTTTTGGCAATCTGTCTTGCAGGATAAGACAATGCTTTCTTGAAAATGTCAGCTCCAATCTGCAGATACACTTACTGATAAGCCAAAGTTTGAGATCAAACTAGGAAGAAACatgtctttttttattactaCCTTTTGCTCTTCATTGTCTAATTGCTCTCTGATTTTATCAATCTTTGTGGACAGCCTTAATAGGCAGCAGCCACCACCAACGACTACGCCTTCCTCAACCGCGGCCTGATCACATAAATGAGTGCACTTGATAAGTTTCTATGTCAGCAGATAAACAGAAATATGCAGCTACCTTTGTTGCATTCACTGCATCTTCAACTCTCAGCTGTTTGTCCTTCAACTCAACGACTGTTTTTGCTCCGACCTGAAGCAGTGCTATGCTGCCTGATAATCGGGCTATTCGTTCCTTCAAAATCTTCTTTTGAAACTCTTCACTAGTGTTCTGTAATAGTATGCAACACTTATTCATTACAAAGCAATAAACATTTCCTTTTCTAAGTTTCAAAATCCTTCACTAGTGTTCAGTAATGTAGTTGCTTAATTTTGAGCATTTTAGAGTAGCGGAAACGTACCTCCACGAGCCGCTGCAGCTGCCTTACTCTTTCCTTCAGGGCTTCATTAGTAGCTCCATCAGTCACTATCAAGGTTGAATCCTTAGTAATTGTGACTTTTGAAGCAGATCCCAGCATATCTACGCGTGCATTTTCAAGCGTGAACCCCATCTCGTCTCTGATCACAGTGCCTGCAGTAGCAAAACGAACAAATAAGTATACCGTGATTGAAGACTTGCAAAGAAACTGCATTTCAGCCACACCTCCGGTTAAGACAGCAAGGTCATCCAAGCAGTGGCTCTTGCGCTCGCCAAAGGCAGGAGCTTTGATGGCTGCTGCCTTGAGCACCCCTCTCAGTTTGTTCCTGATGACCGGAGTCAGAGCTTCCTGCTCGATCCCCTCTGCAACAATGAGAATCGGGTACTTTTCCTTCACTGCATTGTCAAGAATCTTGAACAGCTCCTTTGGATGTGTGATCTTCTTGTCTACTAACAGCAACTGCAGCACTTGCAAGAAAAAAATAGTCAGATCCCAGTTTCCCATTCCAGTTACAGAAATCAAAAGGGCTAAACATGAAACTCACTTTGCAATCATGAAACTCCACTATCCTCTTCCGTCGATCAGTGACAAAATAAGGAGACATGTAGCCACGATCAAATTGCATCCCTTCGACTATCTCTAGCTTGCTCTCCGCATAGTTCCCTTTCTCAATGGTGACAACACCCTCTCGTCCTACTTGGCGAAGAGCATCAGCAATCATGTCTCCGACAGCGTAGTCATTCCCAGCACTCACAGCAGCAACATGTGCAAGTTCATGGTCCTCAACCTTAAAAAATTTCCCCAATATAGCTCAATGTTTCCTCACTTTCCTAACATAGCAAAAGATATGATGATACCTCTTTAGACAACAATTTGAGTTCAGCAACAAGGGCTCTTGCTGTTTTCTCAATCCCTCGTGAAACCCGAACCGGATTCAAGCCGGCTGCAACGACCTTAAACCAGAAACATGGTTAAAACTTCACATATGTAATGGGAAAGTGCAGGAAACCGTACCTTAACACCCTCTGCAATGAGGCCTCGCGCTAGAACTATGGACGTCGTGCAACCATCACCAGCAAGAGCATTCGTTCTAGCGCCAGCTTGCCTCACCAGTTTCACTCCAACATTTTCTAGAGGATCATCCAGCTCAATCTTTACTAGTAGCCATAACAATCTTTGATCACTACTCAACAAGTAAAGTACAATGCAATCGTTGTATTGAAAAAACCACATTACTTCTTCCCCTAGTCACACTAGCTTTTCCCATTCAACTCAGAATTTCAATCAGATGAGAAAATGAATACTAGTACTAAACAATCTGGAAGAACCTGTTTAAGCACAGTTTCACCATCGTTGACAATCTTGGGAGGTCCATATTTGTTCTGCAACACCACATTCCTCCCCTTAGGCCCCATTGTCACTCCAATAAGCTCTGCAACCTTATTAACCCCTGCCTGAATAAACCAAAATAGTAAGAAAAgacaaaaaagaaagaacatAGATAGCCAAGAATATACCAATAGTTTTTGAGTGGCAGAACCATCATGGTTGAAGTACAAATCCTTTTTTGGCGGTTTGGCATTCAAGGCAGAGGAAATTGAAGGTTTCTTGGCAATTTTAGTGAGCAGTGGTTGGTTGGTGAAGGCAGCAGGCAATGGCTTGAATGAACATCCCATGTTTCAGTGTGCTGGAGTAAGAATTTGGACAAACAAATTTTTGAGTTAAAGTCTTTTGATATGGCTTCTGCATCAAGAGTCAAGAGGGAGTCCAGATAGTTGCAGAAGAGGGATAAGAGAAAATTGAGATAGATAATACTCCTATCTTACTACTTGATGGGCTTTTGGCTCTATGCAGGAGGAAATTGACCAGTAAAATTAGAAGATACACCACATTTTAattatagattttttttttaaaatttcgatCTAttctagtactactataattttaaaaacCAGCCGAAAAGATTATGAATTATGGATTTATTGTAACTATCTCACAATTTTTTTTGGTGAAATTATAATCTAATATATTAGTCGAAAAATCATATCTGAACATCACCATCTATGAATTAAACAAAATCATCTATTCATAATTATGAAAAAGTTGATTACATTAGAGAACTTTAGAAAAAAATGGTGTTATGAAAATGCATTTAGTTCTCTATAAAGAATCTTTTTCAGAAAAGAAGTTTcgattctttttctttttctagaaaattaaaatttgaaaagaaaggAAGAAGAGAATTTTCTCTTTCTACAATTCCATCTTTCTTCTTTAACTTTACCAATCTATGTCGCCGTCGCCTATTCTCTTCTTCCGATCGTCTTCGTGAAAATTAACCTGTCATATTATACTAATCTATGTAGGCCAATGCAAATTCGTTCCTATACCGATTAGAAAATTAGGAGTAGTTTGAAATTAATTGATCAGAATCACGCCCATAATTATGAATTAGGATTATAATAGTTCCCCCTTTTCGAAACTGAAGATATTTTTAGGGTTTGATCCATTGATGGAGAATGCAATAGTGGAACGAACACTAAGAACAGGGGCAAGCATAGACGAATTTAGTTGTCTTTTTATGCGCCAATTTTGTTGATGCAAGAACAGTCCCACCCACCACTTCCAGAAACACCTGAAATCATAGTTTCTATTGTCTCTAAATTGCTCGCTGCGACTGGATTGAATTATTACCTCATAATAAGATAAAAACAGTAGCTGATTTTTTTCTAGTGCTTATCCCTTTTTTTGAATGTTTTTGCTGCTTATGGCAGCAGCTCTTCAATTATGATCCACTATCACCAGCCTCTCCACTATCtcttgtctctctctctctgtatgtatgtatgtatgtacaGTTTTTATGCTGTGATGAAGCATTGAGCCTTTGTGTTGTTAATCAAGATTgcttttttatgcattttaaTGGTGACTGGTTTTGGTGGGGTAACTATCTTTGATGATCACTCCGTTTTTGGATAATTATGCGGCGAAGATGAAGTGAAAGATATTAATTGATGTGAATCAAAACATTTCCATACATTAGCAGCAAGTTCTTAAACAACATGCAGATTAAAGTAAACGACATAagcagctctctctctctctctctcgttaGTTAACTAGTGAAGCAGGTTGGTGGAAGTAGTAGTAACAGACTGGTCGGAAGATTCGGCCCTGAGATAAGCCGTGTTGCAAGGAATGTCATCAAGATCTCTGAAAATGGAGTAGGAGTTGGTGATTTGAATATCTGTGAGGAGTTGCCTGAGATCAGAGGCTTCTTCCTTGAGCTTAGCATTCTCCTGCACGGCTCTCTCGTGGCTCTCGGACACGTGGTTCAGCTTCTCGATGAGGCTGTGGTTCTCGGTCCGGAGGTGGAGGACCTGAGACCACAGCTCGTCGAGGTGCCTCTGCTTCCTCATCCTCGACCTCCTCGCAGACTCCCTGTTGGATATCATCCTCCTCTGCTTCCTCTCATCGATCACCTGATGCTGCTGCTGATCATCGCCCTCGTCAGAGGTCGAATTGCTCGTTGAGTTCGGGCTCAGCTCGTGCATCCGGGTGTGGATGCTCGGCTGCAGGTTTGTCAAGAAAAGGTTGCTGCTTTGGTTGAGGCCAAAGCTGCAGGCTGGGAAAGAAGGTAGGCTTTCTACTGCTGAGGTGAAGTAGTTCATTTCTTGGAATTCTGATTGGATCATGGTTGATTTGGTTGGTTTTGTTTGCTGCTTTGGTGTGATGTAATGATTTTTGTTTGTTGAGATTAGAAGATGGGAATGCATGAAGATTGAAGAgggaggggtatttataggccaTGAGGGCAACAGGTTTCAGGGGTTGAAGCTTACATAAGCAAATTAAAGCTCATTTTTGAGTAAAATGAAGGTAGATATAAATGGATGATGTATGCATAAACATGTGTAATGATTGGTCCCATTTCTTGTTAATGTGTGGGGGGAAATGCCTTTCTATTATGCCCTTAATCATACACTATATGTAGATGCATCATGTTGAATTGTGCATGCATGGTGTGAATGTGATCATCATATATGTAAAATTTAAATCCTGGtatgcaataaaaaaaaaatcaagaatatTATAGAAAAACCCTCATGGCATTGGAGGGGTGGTGACGAAATCTAAGTCAATATAAAGGTAAACAGAAATATTTATCAGACTTGGAAGAATTAAGATGtcaatttgaataataatttgatGACTCAATGAGCACTAAGGGATTTGGGATAGAAGGGTCCcatattttatattcatatgGCTCATATTGCTTGGATGCAATACCTAAACTTAGGCTGTGAAAATTTTTATATTGTTAATTACTGGATGAAGCATGATGTATTGAAAGTGGGAGGTAAAGAAGCAGTTGTCTTAAGCTCAACTTATCAATGTATAAACTAAAGTGTGAGTTCATGGATAGATACATtggatatataattatatatacatagGTGAAGTACTATTAATCCCTTTCTACTTcttgaaaatgattttattaGTTGACTTGCTGCAAATATGGTATACTATGGTAAAGAAAGATTCATCAAGTTGTGCCATATTTCAACTTGTAATAATGGCCTCCAACTGTAATCTGAGGCAAAAAgtttaaactattttttttcttacagTCTATATTTAGTTACTTGGTTGTGGATAGAATGCAAGGACATTCTTGTCTTTAAGCAGCTAAATGGCCTTGTTTTGAATTAGTGAACCTCAACATTCTTTCATGCTACCACTTTCTATTGTTTTTTTTGCCAACATATTTTTTGATGTCTCTTCATCTTCTGGTAGTGGTGGCAAGTGGGAAGTTGCATCCTCTACTTGCTATCTTTCGCCTCGGGCTCACTCACTCACTATTCTTTTGATTTCTTACAAGAATTTGAGGTTTTCTGCTTGATCAGATGACTTGATCATCGAAACATGTTGAAGTTCTTGATATGTTGCTTTCCGAACCTTTTTTCTACTACATGTCCGATCAAACCCATTACGTCGTTTTTCGCCACAAAATATATGCTCAGAATCAAGAATTTTTGGCTATGAGCTAAGCCTATATATGCTTCATTGGTTGGCAGGAAACTCACAGAACGATAGACCCTCACCACTTTTTTTTGACATTATATGCTTGCTTGATTATAATACTTTTTGGATAAATACtttatattatatactccatatgatAT from Salvia splendens isolate huo1 chromosome 4, SspV2, whole genome shotgun sequence encodes the following:
- the LOC121797997 gene encoding chaperonin 60 subunit beta 4, chloroplastic-like, with protein sequence MGCSFKPLPAAFTNQPLLTKIAKKPSISSALNAKPPKKDLYFNHDGSATQKLLAGVNKVAELIGVTMGPKGRNVVLQNKYGPPKIVNDGETVLKQIELDDPLENVGVKLVRQAGARTNALAGDGCTTSIVLARGLIAEGVKVVAAGLNPVRVSRGIEKTARALVAELKLLSKEVEDHELAHVAAVSAGNDYAVGDMIADALRQVGREGVVTIEKGNYAESKLEIVEGMQFDRGYMSPYFVTDRRKRIVEFHDCKLLLVDKKITHPKELFKILDNAVKEKYPILIVAEGIEQEALTPVIRNKLRGVLKAAAIKAPAFGERKSHCLDDLAVLTGGTVIRDEMGFTLENARVDMLGSASKVTITKDSTLIVTDGATNEALKERVRQLQRLVENTSEEFQKKILKERIARLSGSIALLQVGAKTVVELKDKQLRVEDAVNATKAAVEEGVVVGGGCCLLRLSTKIDKIREQLDNEEQKIGADIFKKALSYPARQIAKNAGVNGNTVINKVLSSDDVRFGYNAASNTYEDLMAAGILDPSKVVRCCLENAASVAKAFLIADAVVVEIKEPFTPRMMTKPKPMPTSGVGPFSQD
- the LOC121797998 gene encoding basic leucine zipper 43-like, coding for MHSHLLISTNKNHYITPKQQTKPTKSTMIQSEFQEMNYFTSAVESLPSFPACSFGLNQSSNLFLTNLQPSIHTRMHELSPNSTSNSTSDEGDDQQQHQVIDERKQRRMISNRESARRSRMRKQRHLDELWSQVLHLRTENHSLIEKLNHVSESHERAVQENAKLKEEASDLRQLLTDIQITNSYSIFRDLDDIPCNTAYLRAESSDQSVTTTSTNLLH